From Myxococcus guangdongensis:
TGCGCAAACCGCTCTGAGCGCGTGAAGTGACGGGCACTTGCCGTCCCTCTTGGCTTCTGCGGGGACGGCGGGTGAGAATCAGGGCCATTCTGGCAGCGCGGGATGATTGCACTGGGGGCGCAACCGCATGGCGGACGGCGAGAGGAAGAAGACGCAGGAGGTCGCGCGTCGGGCGGGGACAGGCGGGGAGCTCAGTGGGCGGACGGTGCTCATCGTCGACGACGACCCGGCGCATGTGGCGCACGTGCGCGAGGGGCTGGCGCCGCGGGGCTACGTGTTCAAGGAGGCGCACGACGGGACCCAGGCCCTGTCGGCCATCCGCGAGTCGCGGCCGGACCTCATCCTGATGGACGTGGAGATGCCGGGGCTGGGCGGCGTGGAGGTGTGCCGCATCATCAAGGCGAACGCGGGGGAGGACGGGTTCGGCTTCATCCCGGTGATTCTGATGACGGCGCGCCAGGCGGCCGGGAAGGTGGAGGGGCTGGAGCTGGGCGCGGACGACTACCTGGTCAAGCCCTTCGACATGCTGGAGCTGTCGGCGCGGGTGAAGTCGATGCTGCGGCTCAAGGTGCTCCAGGACGCGCTGGTGGAGAAGAACCGGGAGCTGGACCGCGCCAACAAGGAGCTGGCCAGCAAGCGCGAGGAGCTGCTCGCCCTGTCGCGCACGGACGGGCTGACGGGGCTGTACAACCGGCGCTGCTTCGAGGAGCGGCTGAGCGAGGAGTTCGCGCGCTCCAAGCGCTACCAGTCCCCCCTGTCGCTGGTGATGCTGGACATCGACCACTTCAAGCGCATCAACGACACCTTCGGCCACGTCTTCGGAGACCAGGTGCTCAAGGCGGTGGCCCAGACGACGCGCGCGCGGCTGCGCGAGGTGGACATGCTGGCGCGCTACGGCGGCGAGGAGTTCATCGCGCTGCTCCCGGAGACGGCGCCCCAGGACGCGCTCAAGGTGTGCGAGCGCGTGCGAGAGGCCATCGCGGCCCTGGGCGTGGAGCATGTGGGTCCGGACGGAAAGCCGCAGCAGGTGCGGCTGACGGCGTCGCTGGGCGTGGCGACGGTGCCCTCCCCGGCTTTGGAGACGGCGGAGGCGCTCTTGCGCGCGGCGGACGCGGGGCTCTACGCGGCCAAGGGAGCGGGGCGCAACCGTGTCCAGCAACACGTTCCGTGACACGGCCTCACCAGAGGCTTTCCCCCGGCGCTGGTTTGACCTAAACCCCACTCCCATGCGCCTGACCGCGACGACGCCCTGGTTGCTGGCCCTGCTCCTGGTGGGCATGGGCGGCTGCAACCAGCCCCGCTTCGGCACACCCCAGGACGCCTATACCTCCTTCCACCGGCTGGTGAAGCGCGGTGAGCTGCGTCAGGCCTGGGGCGCGTTGTCCCAGCCGACGCAGGCGGCCCTCCAGAAGCGGGCGCAGGCGGTGAGCGATGCCTCCGGTGGCGCGGTGAAGGCCGAGCCCTTGGGCCTGTTCTTCGCGAATGTCCCCCCTCCTCCGGATGTTACGGAGGTCTCCCTGGTCCGGGAGGCGGGCGACGAGGCGACCGTGCTCGTGCGCTCGTCAGGCAGCACCCATGAGGTCCGGATGGTCCGGGAGCCGTCTGGGTGGAAAGTGGACCTCTCAGCCTCCCTCCAGCCGTGAAGCCGGGCATGCCCGGGCTCCTCGCATCAGGTAACGTACGACTGTGAACGATCGGAAGACACGGCGGGCCATCCCCGCGGTCGAAGTCATCCGGCGGCCGGCCTCGACGCCCGGCAGCGCTGGGCAGAGTCCGTCCCCCTCGGACTCCCCAGCGCCCGCGCCCACGCCGCGCCCCACGCCCCGGCCCACCACGGCGGGTCCGGCGGCGGCTCCCGTCGCGCCCCGGCCCACGGGCGTGGCGCCCACGCCCCGTCCCGCCACTCCGGCGGCGGCGGCCGCCCCCACGAGCCCCGCGGCGCCAGCACCCTCGCCCGCGCCGCGTCCCTCGGTACCGGTGGCCTCCAGCGCCCCCCGCCCCGCGGGCGTGACGCCGGGCGCCCGGCCGATGGCGCCGCGCTCGCCTGGAGGGCCCGGTGGCCCCGGTGGACGTCCCGGCGGTTTCGGGGGTCGTCCCGGGGGCTTCCGCTCCTCGGCGCCCCGGCCTCCGCCCACGCCCGAGCAGATCCTCGCGCTCGCGCAGCGCGAGCACGTGCCGGCGCGCATCGCCAAGGGTGAGCTGGAAGGCAAGATGAAGTGCCGCATCTGGCGCAAGCTG
This genomic window contains:
- a CDS encoding diguanylate cyclase; its protein translation is MADGERKKTQEVARRAGTGGELSGRTVLIVDDDPAHVAHVREGLAPRGYVFKEAHDGTQALSAIRESRPDLILMDVEMPGLGGVEVCRIIKANAGEDGFGFIPVILMTARQAAGKVEGLELGADDYLVKPFDMLELSARVKSMLRLKVLQDALVEKNRELDRANKELASKREELLALSRTDGLTGLYNRRCFEERLSEEFARSKRYQSPLSLVMLDIDHFKRINDTFGHVFGDQVLKAVAQTTRARLREVDMLARYGGEEFIALLPETAPQDALKVCERVREAIAALGVEHVGPDGKPQQVRLTASLGVATVPSPALETAEALLRAADAGLYAAKGAGRNRVQQHVP